From Streptomyces sp. HUAS MG91, the proteins below share one genomic window:
- a CDS encoding YbaB/EbfC family nucleoid-associated protein translates to MIPGGGQPNMQQLLQQAQKMQQDLAKAQEELAQTEVEGQAGGGLVKATVTGSGELRALTIDPKAVDPEDTETLADLVIAAVAAANENAQTLQQQKLGPLAQGLGGGSGIPGLPF, encoded by the coding sequence GTGATCCCCGGTGGTGGCCAGCCCAACATGCAGCAGCTGCTTCAGCAGGCCCAGAAGATGCAGCAGGACCTCGCGAAGGCGCAGGAAGAGCTGGCGCAGACAGAGGTCGAGGGCCAGGCGGGCGGCGGCCTCGTCAAGGCGACGGTGACCGGCTCGGGCGAGCTGCGGGCCTTGACGATCGACCCGAAGGCGGTCGACCCCGAGGACACCGAGACCCTCGCCGACCTCGTCATCGCGGCGGTCGCGGCGGCCAATGAGAACGCGCAGACGCTCCAGCAGCAGAAGCTCGGCCCGCTGGCGCAGGGCCTGGGCGGCGGCAGCGGCATCCCGGGCCTCCCCTTCTAG